The Spiroplasma apis B31 genomic sequence TTTTTTTATATTTCTCCGCAAATGCTATTCCTGCAGCTTGTGAGAATTGAGAACCAATAATTATATTTGGTGGTAAACAATTAACTCCCTCAGGAGATTTAGCTCCATACTCATTTCCCATTCAGTAAAGCATTATATTTCTCATGGGTACACCCATTTTCAATCATGCTGCATTATTTCTATAACCTGGTGCCAATCAATCCTTACCTTTTATTAAAGGTCAAGTATAGCCAAATTCACTTGCTTCTTGACCAGTTGAAGAAAGAAATGATAATAATCTTCCTTGTCTCTGTGCTTTATTTTGAAAATCATCTTGTCTTCTAGACAAGTTCATTAATTTATAAACTTCCACAAGTTCTTCATCACTAATTTCAGGTAACAAATCTTTATTAACGATTTTACCTGCGGCATCCATAATTTCTACTCTTTCATTTTTTATTGGGTCAAATTTCCCTAAGTATTTCATATTTTTCCTCCTATTGAATTAACAAATCAAGAATATCTTGGTTTGTAAAGTTTTCTCCGAAGATGTCTTTAATGTCAAACTCTTCTAAAACCTTTTCCAAATCTTTTGTATTATATTTTGTACCAATCAACCTTTCCTCAAGTTCCTCTGTACCAGCAAAACCCAAGAAATCCCCATATATTTTAGCGTCCTCAATCACTCCTTTTTTGACTTCTAGAAGAACCTCAACTGTGCCTTTTCCTTCAAATCTATTTTTATTACGATAAGAAAATGTCTCGTTTTTGGAGAAAGTTCAGTCTGGGTTGCAATATTTCTTTTTGAAAATCTCTTCGATAGCAGCAAGATCATCTTTGGTAAGGACTATTTCTGTCACATCATCAGTTTTTTTATAAGTTTCGATTAGTCTATTCATAAACTCATCTATCTCGATCTTGTTTTCTACCTCTTGGTTAACATTAGTAACCCTTGCTGCAATAGATTCAATATTTTTAGATAAAATTTTGCTTCTATCGACAGTTAGATATTTGGTAAGTTTGTCTAAATTTGCGTTAAACAAAATAGTTCCATGTTGTAGAAAACGCTCTTTATGCTTTCACATTGCATTCCCTGATATTTTTTTACCTTTTATAACGATGTCATTTCTTCCCGAGAATTCTGCTGCTGCTCCCATTTCGTTCAAAGTTGATATTACTGGTTTTAACATTTCCGAGAAAAGAGAAACAGCTTTATTATCTTTATCAGTGTAGATAATACTAAAATTCAAATTTCCTAAGTCGTGAAATACTGTACCACCACCGGTGTTCCTTCTAATTATCGTTACACCATCATTTTGTGCCTTTTGCAAGTTTATCTCCCATGCTGAGTTTTGATTTCTACCGACAACAATGGTATTATCATTCTGTCAAAGAAATAAAATGGGTTGATCATACTTTTCTGCCATTGTAAGATATTCTTCAATCGCTAGATTATACCTTGGGTCAACACAAGTCGTTTTATAAATATACACAATAAGCTCCTATCTATTCTTCATACAGATAAATTATATTCTATAAAATAAAATATATGTGTGATATTAGTGAGATTTCTATTTAATGAAATTTTTTTTCAAAAAATTTCCAGTAAAGTATTTATAAAATTATGACTAGAGGGAAAGTATTATGAAATTACAACACTTAAATAAAAAAAGATTGATATTAGTTGATTTAGACGGTACGGTTTTAAAAAGCAATGGTGAAGAAATACACGAAAAAACTCTTAATGTTTTAGCAAAAGCAAAAGAGGATGGGCATAAGGTCTGTATAATCACCGGAAGACCGCATAGAGCAAGTATCAAATTTTACAAAGCACTAGGATTAAATACTCTATTAACGAATTTCGACGGAGCTCATATCCACGACCCGTATAAACGACAATTTAAAAGAATAGTATTACCTATAAGTGAGGAAATAATAAAGAGTATTATCAACATGCCAATAGTTATGAAGGGTACTTCAAATATTCTTATAGAGTCTTACGATAAAGCAATTGTCAAAGAAAAAAATGAATTTGTTGAAAAGTTTTTTCATTTAGATGATGAAGATGAAGATGAAGAATACTTAATTTCAGATCCTTATGATAAATGAGATGGTCCAGCAACGAATGTAGTTTTATTCTTAAAAGATAACAAATATAAAGATGAGTTATTACGCCAACTAAGTATGTACAAAAATACAATCAAAATACAGTCTGGTAATGCATACGGTAATTTAAGTAAAGTATCAATGACGATGATTACACTAACTAACAAGTTAGCTAACAAAGGGTTTGTTTCAGAAATATTAGCACAATATTACAATACTGACATAAGAGATGTAATTGCTTTTGGAGATCAGATGAACGACTACGAAATGATTAAAAAAGTAGGTTACGGGGTAGCAATGAAAAACGGTTCTGATGATTTAAAGAATGTAGCAGACGGAATAACAACACTAACAAATGATGAAGGTGGTGTTGGAGATTATTTGGATAAATTGCTAAGAGGCGAAGAAGTGTAAACTGAATGAGTTTTTTAATTATTACGGTTTACTATTATTACGGAGGAAGAAAATGAAACTACAAGATAAAGAATATAAACTTAGCACAGGGGTTACAAAAAAACTTTCTGAATTAACTGGTGAAAAAGGTTTAATAATGTTTTGTTACCCGAAAGCTTTTACTGGGTATTGTACTTTAGAGGTCCAAGAATACGAAAAAAGAAAAAATGAATTTATGGAGCTCGGATATAATATCGTCGGGGTTAGTGGAGATGATTACAAAGAGCAAGATAAATTTTCTTGTGAATATGAAATAACTTACCCGCTGATCGCAGATATTGATAAAGAACTAATTAAAGAAATAGGTGCTTACGAAAAAGACGTTAATCCCTTCGACACACGCAGAAACACTTATGTCTTAAAAAATAATCTCGAGTTAGTTAAAGAATTTCTAGATGTAAATCACTTAACACACATAGATGAAGTTTTAAAATTTATTAAATAATAAAAAGACAGACTGCGGTCTGCCTTTTTATTATTTATTTTTCGTTTGCGAATAAAAGATCTTCTAGCAAATCTAAATAATCATTCATGGCTGCTAAAAAAGGTAGATACGTGTCTAATTGCTCAAAATTGACCCCGCAGTCATTCAAAATTGACATTGGTTCCTTATGCCCACCTGATTTTAAGAAGTTTAGAATACCTTCTTTATCCCCTTTTTTGTAATCTGTATAAAGTTTATAACTTGCTACAATATCTAGAGCATATTTATGAACATAGAAAGGTGAGTGGAAGAAATGTGAAATAAACGGTCAATTGTAAACATTTCGATCTTTGTTATCGAAAAAGTCATAACCAAACTTATCTTCTTTCTCTTTGAATAAATTCATCAAAGTCTCGGATGTTACAGGTTCAGAGTTCTCAATTAACCTATGAGCCGAGTATTCAAAATCAGCAAATTGTATTTGTCTGAAAAAAGTCGCAATCAAGTCTGTTATTCTCTGTTGAAGTAGATAAATCTTATCTTCCTTAGTTTCTGTGTTTTCAAAGAGATAATCAAATAATAAATGCTCATTAAATGTAGAAGCGACTTCAGCAAGAATTATTGGATAGTCTGTATTCGGGTATTGTTGATACCTATCTGCAAAGATCGTATGCACTGAGTGACCTAATTCATGAGCCAATGTAAACACGGAGTTGATTTTATCATCTCAATTCATTAATATAATCGGTTCTAGTCCATTACCACCAGAAGAGTACGCTCCATCCATTTTATTCAAACTCTCAAAGTAATCTATTTTTGAGTCTTGAGAAGCAATGGATAGATAATTTAAATACTCTTCTCCCAAACCTTTTAATGATTCTTTTACAATCTCTAAGCCTTCATCAACATTGAAAGTTTTATTATAGCCACTAACCAAGTTTAAGTCTTTATCTGTTGTAAAAAACTTATCCAGCTTAAAACTTTTTTTCAATAGTCGTAAGTACCTTGTAAAAATATTTATGTTAGCTTCTCCTACTTCAATTAATTTTAAATACGTCTTTTCTCCAATATTATCGTGAAAGAGATTCATTTCCAAGACTGATTTAAACTTACGTACTTTAACATCTTCGAACTGTTTTTGTAAAATAGATTCATATATTTTTGCAAAAGAGTGCTTATTATCAATTATATTTTTAAAATATAATTCTCATGCTTTTTGTCGAATATTTTGATCATTAGGAATAGAGTTTTGTAGGATATCGTAGTAAAGGGTTGCAGTTAAAACCTTATCTCTTCCATCGTGATTTATACTTACTTCTTGTTTATCAGCATATGCTAAAACATCGTAGAGATTAGCTACAGCTTCCCTACTTCTAGAAACTTTACTTAAAAGCTCTTCCTTACTTTTTTCTAAAATATGACCTTGATTTCTGAAAAACTCTTTAAAGTTGAACAAGTAATGTTCTTTTTTATTTTTGATGATTCATTTATTTATTAAATCTTCTCCTAAAGTTAAAAGTTCATTTTTTATAAAACTTGTGTTTATATTGTAATAATTCAAAGCATTGTTATATAGACTGCTTAGTTCTTGTAGTTCACTATTTGTAGAATCTACATTTATCAAATTAATATAATAACCTAATTTAGAGTTAAGTTTGTCAACTTTTTCATCAAGTTCTAGATAAAGTAAAAAGTTTTTTTCTTCATTTAGCTTACCTTTAAGGCTAGATAATTCATCCACATATTTTTTAAGTAGAACTGAGTCTTCTCTTCACTTATTATGATTTTCGTATATGCCACTAAAATCTCATTTGTGTTTACTCTGTGCTTCGTTCCTATTCATTTTAAACCCCTTTTAAAAAAACACCTTCTGGTGTTTTGTTTTTATTTATTTAATAATTCAAACATTGCTCTAGTCATAGGAGCTCTACCACGTCTGTTTATGTCCGCAGTTGCTGCTATATCTAAATGTATATAAGCTTTTTTTTCAGCAAATGAATTTAAGAAAGCTGCCGCAGTTGATGAACCTGCTTCGCGTCCTGGTTCTGAGTTTGCTAAATCAGCTACTTTTGAACATTTCATTGCTTTTAAATGTTCGCAAATCAGCGGTTGTCTTCATATAGATTCTTGCGCTACTTTTGAAGCATTCTCAAACTCTGAGTAAAATTCATCATTTGTAGAAAATGCACCAGTAAATCATCTACCAAGTGCTACTGCGATTGCACCAGTTAATGTAGCAACAGTTATAATTTTCTCCGCTTTCTCGTTTCTTATTGCATAAGTAATTCCATCTGCAAGAACCAGTCTTCCTTCTGCATCAGTATTAGTGATTTCAACAGTTTGTCCATTCATTGAAGTTATAACTGATTCGGTTAGAGTTGCTTTCCCCCCGATTCTGTTGTCAGTTAACAATCCAATTGAAACCACATTACATTTTGCTTTAGCCTTAGCCAATGCCATTACAGTTGATGACACTATCACGGCTCCTGACATATCAAATTTCATGTTTTCTAAGAAGTTAGATGGTTTTAGGTTGTATCCACCACTATCAAAAGTGATACCTTTACCTACTAATGCAGTTCTGGTTTTTGAAGGATCTCCAACATATTCTAATACTACCAATCTTGGTTCCACTGAACTTCCTGCATTTACTCCTAAAAATAGACCCATACCTTGTTGTTCTATTTCTTTTTTATCAAGAACAGTTATTTTTATACCTTCTATTTCTTTTGCTTTGTTTACAATTCGATTTGCGATTTCAATAGAAGTACCAATATTAGGTGGTAAATCTTGTAGGTCTCTAGCAAAGTTCAAGTACTCTAGTTTGATTTGAGATTTATCAAAAATATCCCCATACTTAGCTGAGTCGAATTTCAAATCATAATTTTTGCTATTTGTTTTTTCAGATTTGAAATCTATTTGTTCATGAGCAGCAAACATTATTGTTTCTACAACAGTTTGAAAAGCTTCTTCCTTAACTTCAAACATTTCTAAAAAAGATTCAACGTCAACATTCATATCATATTTGTTAGAAGAAATGAATGCTTCTAAATGTTTTCTTAAAGATGATTTACAATTTCCTTTACCAATGAATAAATATATTGTTTTCTCTTCTGATATTAGAGTACCAACACCAGCCTCTTTAACTATAAGCTCATTCTTTGTATTATTTTCATTGCAAGCTTTTAATGTAACTGCAAAATTATTTTGATTATTTGTTACCATATTCTTTTCTCCTTCTTTAATCATAAATTTATAATAACATTTTTATACTCTTTTTTTCAGTTATATTATTAATTAACCGATAAAAAAAGTATTTGTACATAATTTATTTCGACATTTACCGTATATGTAAAGATCTAAATATGGAAGGTCTTTTTTAAATGTGAGGTAAGTTCTTTTTACTCCATGACCAAAATCACATCTCATCTTCTTATTAGCTAGACTTTTATTAACATTTGTGAACTTTGAGCGAAACACATAAATATAATAAGTCTCTTTTTTTAAACGTTCATTTATATCATTGACTTCTTCAAGAATTAAAAATTTTAAATTATTAATGTCTGGTTCCTTTGTTAAGATTCTTGAAGCTAACTTGTTTCTTGTTCTTATGTTATAAATATGTTTTCTAAGTCGATTGAAAATATCTTTTGACTCTCCTACATATGTTAAGACTACATTTTCTTTTTTCTTAGAATATATCAAATAAACCCCTGCTGTTTTTTCTTTGTTTATTGATACTTCTTTATGGTCATATATTATTCTAGTTTTAGATAGTTCACTAACTACATTGTTTACATATGACACACTAGCATTTTTATATTTAGAGTTGCTAGATACTTTAATTTTTCAAATAGCCTTGAACTCTTTTTGAACTTTTAAATCTTTCATATTAACATAATATCACTCCGCTCAAAACATTTCGGTTTAACTTTATAATAGTAAGCGTTTCTAAGTTTTAGCAAGCGTAAGCACATTTTCGAAAAGGAAAGACATTATTGTATAAAAAAATGTTTTACATTTGTAAAACATTTAAACTTTATTCTATAATTGAAACTACTGTTCCGGCTCCAATTGTTCTTCCACCTTCACGGATTGAGAATTTAGTTCCTTGCTCAACAGCGATTGGTTTAATTAATTCAACTATTAATTCAACATTATCACCTGGCATAACCATATCGATTCCTGCAGGCAATTGTACTTCACCAGTTACGTCTGTAGTACGGAAGTAGAATTGCGGACGATATTTGTTGAAGAATGGCTTGTGACGTCCACCTTCTTCTTGTGTAAGTGCATATACTGAAGCATTCAACTTAGTATGTGGTTTGATTGTTCCTGGTTTTGCAAGAACTTGTCCACGTTCGATATTACTTCTATCAACACCTCTTAGTAATGCTCCAACATTATCACCAGCTTCAGCGAAGTCTAATAATTTTCTAAACATTTCTAATCCAGTAACAACAACTTTTTTACTTGTTTCTACTAATCCTACAATTTCAACTTCTTCGTTAACTTTGATGATTCCTCTTTCAACTCTACCAGTTGCAACAGTACCACGACCAGTAATTGTGAACACATCTTCAACAGGCATTAAGAATGTTTTTTCAGTATCACGAGCAGGTGTAGGAATAAATGAGTCAACAGCATCCATTAGTTCTTCTACTTTAGCTACTCATTTTTCGTCTCCGTTTAATGCTCCCAATGCAGACCCTCTAATAACAGGGGCTCCATCTCCATCAAAATCATAAGCAGATAATAATTCTCTTACTTCCATTTCAACTAGGTCGATCATTTCCTCATCATCAACCATGTCACATTTGTTTAAGAAAACAACGATTGCTGGAACACCAACTTGTCTTGAAAGTAAGATGTGTTCTCTAGTTTGAGGCATTGGTCCATCAGTTGCCGCAACAACTAATATTCCTCCATCCATTTGGGCTGCACCTGTAATCATGTTTTTAACATAATCGGCGTGTCCTGGACAGTCTACGTGAGCGTAGTGTCTCTTGTCTGTTTTATACTCAACGTGTGAAGTATTAATTGTAATACCACGTTCTCTTTCTTCGGGAGCATTATCGATATTTGCGTAATCTTTAAATTCTGCTCCTCCTTTTGAAGCTAATACTTTAGTAATAGCAGCTGTTAGTGTAGTTTTACCGTGGTCAACGTGTCCTATTGTCCCAATATTAACGTGGGGTAAACTACGGTCAAATGATTCTTTTGCCATATTTTCATTCCTTTCATTTTGGCTTTATAATAAAAAGTCATAAATAATTTTAATTGATTTTATACAAAATACAATAGTTTTATATTTGATAAATATAATAGAGAAGTTTACTTCCCATTTTTCTTAATAATTTCCTCAGCAATATTTTTTGGGGCTTCGTTATAGTGACTGAACATCATAGTATAATTTCCACGCCCTTGGGTGAATGATCTCAACTCTGTTGCATAACCAAACATTTCTGACAATGGTACTTTTGCTTTTACAGTTTGAGCATTTCCTCTTTGTTCTGAACCCTCAATTAAACCACGTTTTGAAGAAATATTCCCCATAACGTCTCCATAATATTCATCAGGCACAGTTACTTCAACTGACATTATTGGTTCTAATAAAACTGGGTTAGTTTTTTTAGCAGCTTCCTTCAAAGCAAGTGATGAAGCTATTTTATAAGCCATCTCGTTAGAGTCGACGTCATGGTAAGATCCATCAACGATAGTAGCTTTTACATCTATCATAGGGAAACCAGCAATTACACCATTTTGTAATGCGTTTTCTAGACCAACTCTAGCGGCGTTAATATATTCTTTTGAGATTTTACCCCCAACGATTTTATCAACTCATTCAAAACCTTTGTCATGATTAGGTTCGAACTCTATAACTACGTGACCATATTGACCACGTCCACCAGATTGTTTAACATATTTACCTTCAACTCTAGCAGACTGACGTATTGTTTCACGATAAGAAACTTGTGGTGCTCCAACATTAGTATCTACTTTGAATTCACGTTTCAATCTATCAACGATGATGTCTAGGTGTAATTCACCCATACCCGCGATAATTGTTTGTCCTGTTTCTTCATCTGTATAAGTTCTAAAAGTTGGGTCTTCTTCAGACAACTTGTTTAATGATATACCTAATTTTTCTTGGTCAGCTTTTGTTTTTGGTTCTAACGCTAAGTGAATAACAGGTTCTGGGAAAATCATTGATTCTAATATTATTGGATTTTTCTCATCTGTTAGAGTATCACCTGTTGTGGTATCTTTTAATCCAACAGCTGCAGCAATATCCCCAGCATATACTTGTTCGATTTCTTCTCTATTGTTGGCGTGCATTTTCAATAAACGACCAACTCTTTCTTTTTTATCCTTTGTAGCATTTAAAACATAACTACCTTTTGAAAGTACACCTGAATATACTCTAAAGAAAGTTAGCTTACCAACAAATGGATCAGTCATGATTTTGAAAGCAAGTGCAGAGAATGGTTCAGCATCATCTGGATGTCTAAATGCTTCAGAACCATCTTCAAGTGTACCTTTGATTGAAGGAACATCTAATGGTGATGGTAAATAATCAACAACTGCGTCAAGCAGTAATTTAACACCTTTATTTTTAAATGCAGACCCAGCAAGCACTGGGAAAAACTCAGCAGATATTACACCTTTTCTTATTGCTGATTTTAATTCAGGAATGGTTATTTCCTCACCATCAAGGAACTTAACCATCAATTCTTCGTCATATTCAACAGCAGCCTCTATTAAGTTTGCTCTTAATTCCTCTGCAGACTCTTTTAAGTCACTAGGAATTTCAATTTCTTTAGCGATTTCGTCAGCTGCACCGTCAAAGGTTCACGCCTTCATTTCAACTAAATCAATGATTCCTGAGAATTGATCTTCAGCCCCAATTGGTAATTGAATGGGAGAAGCTTTTGCTCCTAATCTTTCGCCGATTGTTTTAACTGAGTAAAGAAAGTCAGCTCCTGTTTTATCCATTTTGTTAACAAAAACAATTCTTGGTACTTTGTAAGTTGTTGCTTGTCTTCAAACTGTTTCTGTTTGGGGTTCAACCCCACTTTGACCATCTAAAACTGCTACTGCTCCATCAAGGACTCTCAAAGATCTTTCAACTTCAACTGTGAAGTCAACGTGTCCCGGAGTATCAATAATGTTAAAGCGGTGATCTGCTCAAAAAGCAGTTGTAGCAGCAGAAGTAATTGTTATTCCACGTTCTTGTTCTTGAGCCATTCAATCCATTTGTGATTCACCTTCATGTGTTTCACCAATTTTATGAATTTTACCTGTGTGAAATAAGATACGTTCTGTTGTTGTGGTTTTACCGGCGTCTATATGGGCCATAATTCCAAAATTACGAGTCCTATCTAGACTAAATTCTCTTGGCATATTTATTCTCTCCTTTTATTCTATTATCAGCGATAATGTGCAAATGCTTTGTTAGCTTCCGCCATTTTGTGAGTATCCTCACGTTTTTTTACTGATCCACCAACTCCGTTGGATGCATCAATAATTTCATTAGCTAATCTATCTATCATTTCTTTTTCATTTCTTAATCTTGAATAATTAATTAATCATCTTAATGCTAATGTAACTTTTCTTTCAGAAGAAACTTCAATAGGAACTTGATAGTTTGCTCCCCCAATACGACGAACTTTTAATTCTAAATGAGGTTTTATATTTTCTATAGCTTTATTAAATACTTCAATCGGATTTGTGTTTGTTTTTTCTTTAATAATTTCGAATGCTTTATATAGAATGTGTTGTGCAGTCCCACGTTTACCATCCAACATGATTTTATTAACTGCCTTAGTAACTAATTTTGAATTATAAACTGGATCAGGAAGAACATCCCTTTTTTCAGCTTGATGT encodes the following:
- a CDS encoding lipoate--protein ligase, with translation MYIYKTTCVDPRYNLAIEEYLTMAEKYDQPILFLWQNDNTIVVGRNQNSAWEINLQKAQNDGVTIIRRNTGGGTVFHDLGNLNFSIIYTDKDNKAVSLFSEMLKPVISTLNEMGAAAEFSGRNDIVIKGKKISGNAMWKHKERFLQHGTILFNANLDKLTKYLTVDRSKILSKNIESIAARVTNVNQEVENKIEIDEFMNRLIETYKKTDDVTEIVLTKDDLAAIEEIFKKKYCNPDWTFSKNETFSYRNKNRFEGKGTVEVLLEVKKGVIEDAKIYGDFLGFAGTEELEERLIGTKYNTKDLEKVLEEFDIKDIFGENFTNQDILDLLIQ
- a CDS encoding Cof-type HAD-IIB family hydrolase, whose amino-acid sequence is MKLQHLNKKRLILVDLDGTVLKSNGEEIHEKTLNVLAKAKEDGHKVCIITGRPHRASIKFYKALGLNTLLTNFDGAHIHDPYKRQFKRIVLPISEEIIKSIINMPIVMKGTSNILIESYDKAIVKEKNEFVEKFFHLDDEDEDEEYLISDPYDKWDGPATNVVLFLKDNKYKDELLRQLSMYKNTIKIQSGNAYGNLSKVSMTMITLTNKLANKGFVSEILAQYYNTDIRDVIAFGDQMNDYEMIKKVGYGVAMKNGSDDLKNVADGITTLTNDEGGVGDYLDKLLRGEEV
- a CDS encoding peroxiredoxin: MKLQDKEYKLSTGVTKKLSELTGEKGLIMFCYPKAFTGYCTLEVQEYEKRKNEFMELGYNIVGVSGDDYKEQDKFSCEYEITYPLIADIDKELIKEIGAYEKDVNPFDTRRNTYVLKNNLELVKEFLDVNHLTHIDEVLKFIK
- the pepF gene encoding oligoendopeptidase F; its protein translation is MNRNEAQSKHKWDFSGIYENHNKWREDSVLLKKYVDELSSLKGKLNEEKNFLLYLELDEKVDKLNSKLGYYINLINVDSTNSELQELSSLYNNALNYYNINTSFIKNELLTLGEDLINKWIIKNKKEHYLFNFKEFFRNQGHILEKSKEELLSKVSRSREAVANLYDVLAYADKQEVSINHDGRDKVLTATLYYDILQNSIPNDQNIRQKAWELYFKNIIDNKHSFAKIYESILQKQFEDVKVRKFKSVLEMNLFHDNIGEKTYLKLIEVGEANINIFTRYLRLLKKSFKLDKFFTTDKDLNLVSGYNKTFNVDEGLEIVKESLKGLGEEYLNYLSIASQDSKIDYFESLNKMDGAYSSGGNGLEPIILMNWDDKINSVFTLAHELGHSVHTIFADRYQQYPNTDYPIILAEVASTFNEHLLFDYLFENTETKEDKIYLLQQRITDLIATFFRQIQFADFEYSAHRLIENSEPVTSETLMNLFKEKEDKFGYDFFDNKDRNVYNWPFISHFFHSPFYVHKYALDIVASYKLYTDYKKGDKEGILNFLKSGGHKEPMSILNDCGVNFEQLDTYLPFLAAMNDYLDLLEDLLFANEK
- a CDS encoding M17 family metallopeptidase; translation: MVTNNQNNFAVTLKACNENNTKNELIVKEAGVGTLISEEKTIYLFIGKGNCKSSLRKHLEAFISSNKYDMNVDVESFLEMFEVKEEAFQTVVETIMFAAHEQIDFKSEKTNSKNYDLKFDSAKYGDIFDKSQIKLEYLNFARDLQDLPPNIGTSIEIANRIVNKAKEIEGIKITVLDKKEIEQQGMGLFLGVNAGSSVEPRLVVLEYVGDPSKTRTALVGKGITFDSGGYNLKPSNFLENMKFDMSGAVIVSSTVMALAKAKAKCNVVSIGLLTDNRIGGKATLTESVITSMNGQTVEITNTDAEGRLVLADGITYAIRNEKAEKIITVATLTGAIAVALGRWFTGAFSTNDEFYSEFENASKVAQESIWRQPLICEHLKAMKCSKVADLANSEPGREAGSSTAAAFLNSFAEKKAYIHLDIAATADINRRGRAPMTRAMFELLNK
- a CDS encoding GIY-YIG nuclease family protein, coding for MKDLKVQKEFKAIWKIKVSSNSKYKNASVSYVNNVVSELSKTRIIYDHKEVSINKEKTAGVYLIYSKKKENVVLTYVGESKDIFNRLRKHIYNIRTRNKLASRILTKEPDINNLKFLILEEVNDINERLKKETYYIYVFRSKFTNVNKSLANKKMRCDFGHGVKRTYLTFKKDLPYLDLYIYGKCRNKLCTNTFFIG
- the tuf gene encoding elongation factor Tu, producing MAKESFDRSLPHVNIGTIGHVDHGKTTLTAAITKVLASKGGAEFKDYANIDNAPEERERGITINTSHVEYKTDKRHYAHVDCPGHADYVKNMITGAAQMDGGILVVAATDGPMPQTREHILLSRQVGVPAIVVFLNKCDMVDDEEMIDLVEMEVRELLSAYDFDGDGAPVIRGSALGALNGDEKWVAKVEELMDAVDSFIPTPARDTEKTFLMPVEDVFTITGRGTVATGRVERGIIKVNEEVEIVGLVETSKKVVVTGLEMFRKLLDFAEAGDNVGALLRGVDRSNIERGQVLAKPGTIKPHTKLNASVYALTQEEGGRHKPFFNKYRPQFYFRTTDVTGEVQLPAGIDMVMPGDNVELIVELIKPIAVEQGTKFSIREGGRTIGAGTVVSIIE
- the fusA gene encoding elongation factor G; protein product: MPREFSLDRTRNFGIMAHIDAGKTTTTERILFHTGKIHKIGETHEGESQMDWMAQEQERGITITSAATTAFWADHRFNIIDTPGHVDFTVEVERSLRVLDGAVAVLDGQSGVEPQTETVWRQATTYKVPRIVFVNKMDKTGADFLYSVKTIGERLGAKASPIQLPIGAEDQFSGIIDLVEMKAWTFDGAADEIAKEIEIPSDLKESAEELRANLIEAAVEYDEELMVKFLDGEEITIPELKSAIRKGVISAEFFPVLAGSAFKNKGVKLLLDAVVDYLPSPLDVPSIKGTLEDGSEAFRHPDDAEPFSALAFKIMTDPFVGKLTFFRVYSGVLSKGSYVLNATKDKKERVGRLLKMHANNREEIEQVYAGDIAAAVGLKDTTTGDTLTDEKNPIILESMIFPEPVIHLALEPKTKADQEKLGISLNKLSEEDPTFRTYTDEETGQTIIAGMGELHLDIIVDRLKREFKVDTNVGAPQVSYRETIRQSARVEGKYVKQSGGRGQYGHVVIEFEPNHDKGFEWVDKIVGGKISKEYINAARVGLENALQNGVIAGFPMIDVKATIVDGSYHDVDSNEMAYKIASSLALKEAAKKTNPVLLEPIMSVEVTVPDEYYGDVMGNISSKRGLIEGSEQRGNAQTVKAKVPLSEMFGYATELRSFTQGRGNYTMMFSHYNEAPKNIAEEIIKKNGK
- the rpsG gene encoding 30S ribosomal protein S7 codes for the protein MRKHQAEKRDVLPDPVYNSKLVTKAVNKIMLDGKRGTAQHILYKAFEIIKEKTNTNPIEVFNKAIENIKPHLELKVRRIGGANYQVPIEVSSERKVTLALRWLINYSRLRNEKEMIDRLANEIIDASNGVGGSVKKREDTHKMAEANKAFAHYRW